Proteins from a single region of Hymenobacter aquaticus:
- a CDS encoding T9SS type A sorting domain-containing protein, with product MKRTTATHLLFAGLMLCPLLSWSQAQNLTQNFDSQTTTSLPYTTTGTGGVAAAVGVSSSNGYQVAKNNNGNTAVLGTLETDVIRTTSGATTTFKLRLSVTGSGMSNNDGSVTIALRTNGGAYGGAGNTLTITGPTSGNTNVPWAYGTGTLNGTMGSLGTTAVTSGNGAGSISITLPANTTSVQARISFDVPKQSQLNVDDVQFDSNSPLPVELVAFSASRQSNTVQLKWTTASETNSNRFEVQRSADGQSFATINTVAGAGTTTTATNYLSVDAAPLAGTSYYRLRQIDTDGSVSYSPVRVVGAVLAMVYPSPTYDLLNLPATAAGAAYRVLNTTGQTVMQGTVPKSGALTMRELKPGGYFLEITNNGELSRQRFVRE from the coding sequence ATGAAAAGAACAACCGCAACACACCTACTATTTGCCGGCCTGATGCTTTGCCCGCTGTTAAGCTGGAGCCAAGCCCAAAACCTGACCCAGAACTTCGATAGCCAGACGACTACATCACTACCGTACACGACAACTGGCACCGGTGGCGTAGCGGCAGCAGTGGGGGTAAGTAGCTCCAATGGCTACCAAGTGGCCAAAAACAACAATGGCAACACAGCAGTTCTGGGCACGCTCGAAACCGATGTCATTCGGACTACTTCAGGGGCTACTACCACTTTCAAGCTGCGCCTGTCTGTCACGGGCAGCGGCATGAGCAATAATGACGGCTCCGTCACTATTGCACTTCGCACGAATGGCGGTGCTTACGGCGGAGCCGGCAATACGCTAACAATTACTGGGCCCACCTCCGGGAATACCAACGTGCCGTGGGCGTATGGTACCGGTACCCTAAACGGCACGATGGGTTCATTGGGAACAACAGCCGTGACCAGTGGCAACGGAGCCGGCTCAATCTCGATTACTCTACCGGCCAATACAACCTCGGTGCAGGCCAGAATATCATTCGACGTACCCAAACAGTCTCAGCTGAACGTAGACGACGTACAGTTCGACAGCAACAGCCCGCTGCCCGTGGAGCTGGTCGCCTTCAGTGCCAGCCGCCAGAGCAACACGGTGCAGCTGAAGTGGACCACGGCCAGCGAAACCAACAGCAACCGGTTCGAGGTGCAGCGCAGCGCCGATGGGCAGAGCTTTGCCACCATCAATACGGTAGCCGGCGCGGGCACTACCACCACGGCCACCAACTACCTGAGCGTCGATGCGGCGCCCCTGGCGGGCACGAGCTACTACCGCCTGCGGCAGATAGATACCGACGGCAGCGTGTCGTATTCGCCCGTGCGGGTCGTGGGAGCAGTTCTGGCTATGGTTTACCCCAGCCCGACCTATGACCTGTTGAACCTGCCCGCCACGGCCGCCGGCGCTGCTTACCGCGTGCTAAATACCACCGGGCAAACCGTAATGCAGGGAACTGTACCGAAATCGGGGGCGCTTACCATGCGCGAATTGAAGCCCGGGGGCTACTTCCTGGAAATTACCAACAATGGGGAACTAAGCCGGCAGCGCTTTGTGCGAGAATAA
- a CDS encoding HesB/IscA family protein: MITVSEKAKEKVERLMSDAQLDATYRLRASVAGGGCSGLSYKLDFDNEVKPMDQEFEDKGVRVVVDMKSFLYLAGTQLDFSDGLNGKGFYFDNPNASRTCGCGESFSV, from the coding sequence ATGATTACCGTTTCTGAAAAAGCCAAGGAGAAAGTAGAGCGTCTGATGTCGGACGCGCAGCTCGACGCGACGTACCGCCTGCGGGCTTCCGTAGCCGGGGGCGGCTGCTCGGGCCTCTCTTACAAGCTCGATTTCGACAACGAGGTGAAGCCCATGGACCAGGAGTTTGAAGACAAAGGCGTGCGGGTAGTCGTTGATATGAAAAGCTTTTTGTATCTGGCCGGCACTCAGCTCGACTTCTCGGATGGTCTCAATGGCAAGGGATTCTACTTCGACAACCCGAATGCGTCGCGCACCTGCGGCTGCGGCGAGAGTTTCTCGGTGTAG
- the iscU gene encoding Fe-S cluster assembly scaffold IscU, with the protein MAYSDKVIDHYSNPRNVGTLDKSKKNVGTGLVGAPECGDVMRLQIEVDETTNTITDAKFKTFGCGSAIASSSLATEWLKGKTVDEALAIDNMEIVEELALPPVKIHCSVLAEDAIKSAINDYRVKNGMPALEEAKAHH; encoded by the coding sequence ATGGCTTACTCCGATAAAGTAATCGACCACTACAGCAACCCCCGCAACGTGGGCACGCTGGACAAAAGCAAAAAGAACGTAGGTACGGGCCTGGTGGGTGCCCCCGAGTGCGGCGACGTAATGCGCCTGCAGATTGAGGTGGACGAAACCACCAACACCATCACCGACGCCAAGTTTAAAACCTTCGGCTGCGGCTCGGCCATTGCCTCTTCGTCGCTGGCGACGGAATGGCTGAAAGGCAAAACCGTGGACGAGGCTCTGGCCATCGACAACATGGAAATCGTGGAAGAGCTGGCGCTGCCCCCGGTGAAGATTCACTGCTCGGTGCTGGCCGAGGACGCCATTAAGTCGGCCATCAACGACTACCGCGTCAAGAACGGCATGCCCGCCCTGGAAGAGGCCAAGGCTCACCATTAA
- a CDS encoding IscS subfamily cysteine desulfurase → MLKLPIYLDNNATTPLDPRVLEAMMPYLTEVFGNAASRNHPFGWAAEEAVDYAREQIASLINCDSKEIIFTSGATESDNLGIKGVYEMYAQKGNHIITATTEHKAVLDTCKHIEKLGGRVTYLPVNSEGLISLADLEAAMTPQTILVTIMYGNNETGTIQPIREIAAIAHKHGALFMTDGTQAVGKIPVDVIADGIDIMAFTAHKMYGPKGVGALYVRRKNPRVKVTAQMDGGGHERGMRSGTLNVPGIVGLGKACELARLEMAADTARLSAMRDKLERELLTLEESYVNGSREHRLPHVTNISFKYVEGEGLMMGVKDLAVSSGSACTSASLEPSYVLKALGLSDDLAHSSLRFGLSRFTTEEQIDYAINHVKEAVTKLREMSPLWEMFKEGIDLSKIEWAEH, encoded by the coding sequence ATGCTCAAGCTACCTATTTACCTCGACAACAACGCTACCACTCCGCTGGACCCACGCGTGTTGGAGGCCATGATGCCTTATCTGACCGAGGTGTTCGGCAACGCCGCTTCCCGCAACCACCCCTTCGGCTGGGCCGCGGAAGAAGCCGTCGACTACGCCCGTGAGCAGATTGCCTCGCTCATCAACTGCGATTCCAAGGAGATTATCTTCACCTCGGGCGCCACTGAGTCCGACAACCTGGGCATCAAGGGGGTATATGAGATGTACGCTCAGAAGGGCAACCACATCATTACCGCCACCACCGAGCACAAAGCCGTGCTCGACACCTGCAAGCACATCGAGAAGCTGGGGGGCCGCGTAACCTACCTGCCCGTCAACTCGGAAGGCCTGATCAGCCTGGCTGACCTGGAGGCGGCCATGACGCCCCAGACCATTCTGGTGACCATCATGTACGGCAACAACGAAACCGGCACCATTCAGCCGATTCGCGAAATTGCCGCCATTGCCCACAAGCACGGCGCCCTGTTCATGACCGACGGCACCCAGGCCGTAGGCAAGATTCCGGTGGACGTTATTGCCGACGGCATCGACATCATGGCCTTCACGGCCCACAAGATGTACGGCCCCAAGGGCGTAGGTGCCCTGTACGTGCGTCGCAAGAACCCGCGGGTGAAAGTAACCGCCCAGATGGACGGCGGCGGCCACGAGCGCGGCATGCGTTCCGGTACCCTGAACGTGCCCGGCATCGTGGGCCTGGGCAAAGCCTGTGAGCTGGCCCGCCTGGAAATGGCGGCCGACACGGCCCGCCTCTCGGCGATGCGCGACAAGCTGGAGCGCGAGCTGCTGACGCTGGAAGAAAGCTACGTGAACGGCTCGCGCGAACACCGCCTGCCCCATGTGACCAACATCTCCTTTAAGTACGTGGAAGGCGAAGGCCTGATGATGGGCGTGAAAGACTTGGCCGTCTCGTCGGGCTCGGCCTGCACCTCGGCTTCGCTGGAGCCCTCGTACGTGCTTAAGGCCCTGGGCCTGAGCGACGATCTGGCCCACAGCTCGCTGCGCTTCGGCCTGAGCCGCTTTACCACGGAAGAGCAGATCGATTACGCCATCAACCACGTAAAAGAAGCCGTGACCAAGCTCCGCGAAATGTCGCCCCTGTGGGAGATGTTCAAGGAAGGCATCGACCTCAGCAAAATTGAGTGGGCTGAGCACTAG
- the mce gene encoding methylmalonyl-CoA epimerase, protein MFTNLEHLGLAVHDLEAATALYTTLLGQAPYKKEHVASEAVDTVFFQVGGSKIELLAGTSPDSAITKYLGKKPEGIHHVAFEVDDIRAEMARLRQEGFTLLNEEPKRGADNKLVCFVHPKSAAGVLVELCQSISPLDHD, encoded by the coding sequence ATGTTTACCAATCTTGAACATCTCGGCCTAGCCGTGCACGACCTCGAAGCAGCCACGGCGCTCTACACGACCTTGCTCGGGCAAGCGCCCTATAAAAAGGAGCACGTAGCCAGTGAGGCCGTGGATACCGTGTTTTTTCAGGTGGGCGGCTCCAAGATTGAGCTGCTGGCCGGCACCTCGCCCGACAGTGCCATTACCAAGTACCTGGGTAAGAAACCGGAAGGCATTCACCACGTGGCTTTCGAAGTCGACGACATCCGGGCCGAAATGGCGCGGCTGCGGCAGGAGGGCTTCACCCTGCTGAACGAGGAGCCCAAGCGCGGGGCCGACAACAAGCTGGTGTGCTTCGTGCATCCCAAAAGCGCGGCCGGCGTACTGGTAGAGCTGTGCCAATCCATCAGCCCCCTCGACCATGACTAA
- a CDS encoding L-threonylcarbamoyladenylate synthase translates to MTNNTNSNFFRQEVDAAVDVLLLQQVILYPTDTVWGLGCDAEVPPAVEKIYKIKQRPAEKGCIVLVADEAMFAKYAAVVPPNLTELLAAQERPTTYIVQGSRHLAPNLLAPDGTIGLRVVQNDEFTRKVVRRLGHGLVSTSANLSGEPTAAIYSEVSPAIVRAVDYVVSWRQEDETRSQPSKVVRVLPDGGLEVVRG, encoded by the coding sequence ATGACTAATAATACGAACAGCAATTTCTTTCGCCAGGAGGTGGATGCCGCCGTGGACGTGCTCCTGCTGCAACAGGTGATTCTCTATCCCACCGATACGGTGTGGGGCCTGGGCTGCGACGCGGAAGTGCCGCCGGCCGTGGAGAAGATCTACAAGATCAAGCAGCGGCCGGCCGAGAAAGGCTGCATCGTGCTGGTGGCCGACGAGGCCATGTTTGCCAAGTACGCCGCCGTGGTGCCCCCGAATCTGACGGAGCTGCTGGCCGCCCAGGAGCGGCCCACGACCTACATCGTGCAGGGCAGCCGCCACCTGGCGCCCAACCTGCTGGCCCCCGACGGCACCATCGGGCTGCGCGTGGTCCAGAACGACGAGTTTACCCGCAAAGTAGTGCGCCGCCTGGGCCACGGCCTGGTATCTACCTCGGCCAACCTGAGCGGGGAGCCCACGGCCGCCATCTACTCCGAAGTCAGCCCGGCCATCGTGCGCGCCGTCGACTACGTGGTAAGCTGGCGGCAGGAGGACGAAACCCGGTCCCAGCCCTCAAAAGTAGTGCGGGTGCTGCCCGACGGCGGCCTGGAAGTAGTGCGGGGTTAA
- a CDS encoding CCA tRNA nucleotidyltransferase, whose product MNTPQLPENPLFHTIAEAAGELGYPAYVIGGFVRDLALARPSKDVDVVCVGDGIRLAQAVGSKLPGKPRVTVFKNFGTAMLPTETIELEFVGARKESYRAESRKPEVEAGTLEEDLARRDFTINALALSLNPGDFGTLVDRFEGMRDLQQKIIRTPLDPDITFSDDPLRMMRAVRFATQLDFDIEPDTFDAIARNKDRIKIVSQERITVELNKIIEATKPSYGFKLLFQTGLLQLIFPRMAQLYGVEKVGSHAHKDNFYHTLQVLDNVVAAGGDLWLRWAAILHDIAKPATKRYDKKVGWTFHGHEDKGARWVPGIFTDLKLPQGEEMRMVQKLVRLHLRPIALVKETVTDSAVRRLLFEAGDDIDRLMLLCRADITSKDHQRKERYLRNFGLVEEKLREVEAKDHLRNFKPVITGEVIMETFGLKPSREVGELKEAVLEAILDGKIRNEMEEAFAYLLQLGQAKGLPPGHSFSHQ is encoded by the coding sequence ATGAATACTCCCCAGCTTCCCGAGAATCCGTTGTTTCATACCATTGCTGAGGCGGCCGGTGAGCTGGGCTACCCGGCCTACGTTATCGGGGGCTTCGTGCGGGATTTGGCGCTGGCACGGCCCAGCAAGGACGTGGATGTGGTGTGCGTGGGCGACGGAATCAGGCTGGCCCAGGCCGTGGGGAGCAAGCTGCCGGGCAAGCCCCGCGTGACGGTGTTCAAGAACTTTGGCACGGCCATGCTGCCCACCGAAACCATTGAGCTGGAGTTTGTGGGCGCCCGCAAGGAAAGCTACCGGGCCGAGAGCCGCAAGCCCGAGGTGGAGGCCGGCACCCTGGAGGAAGACCTGGCCCGCCGCGACTTTACCATCAACGCCTTGGCCCTGAGCCTGAACCCTGGGGATTTCGGTACGCTCGTGGACCGCTTCGAGGGCATGCGCGACTTGCAGCAGAAAATCATCCGCACCCCGCTCGACCCGGATATTACCTTCTCCGACGACCCGCTGCGCATGATGCGGGCCGTGCGCTTTGCCACCCAGCTCGACTTCGACATCGAGCCCGACACCTTCGACGCCATTGCCCGCAACAAGGACCGCATCAAGATTGTGTCGCAGGAGCGCATTACCGTCGAGTTGAACAAGATTATTGAGGCCACCAAGCCCAGCTACGGCTTCAAGCTGCTGTTTCAGACCGGTTTGCTCCAGCTGATTTTCCCCCGCATGGCCCAGCTCTACGGGGTGGAGAAAGTTGGGAGCCATGCCCACAAGGACAACTTTTACCACACCCTACAGGTGCTCGACAACGTGGTGGCGGCCGGCGGCGACCTGTGGCTACGCTGGGCGGCCATTCTGCACGACATTGCCAAGCCCGCCACCAAGCGCTACGACAAAAAGGTGGGCTGGACCTTTCACGGCCACGAAGACAAGGGTGCGCGCTGGGTGCCGGGTATTTTCACCGACCTGAAGCTGCCGCAAGGCGAGGAGATGCGCATGGTGCAAAAGCTCGTGCGCCTGCATCTGCGGCCCATTGCCCTGGTGAAGGAAACCGTGACCGACTCGGCCGTGCGCCGCCTGCTGTTCGAGGCCGGCGACGACATCGACCGGCTGATGCTCCTGTGCCGGGCCGATATTACAAGCAAAGACCACCAGCGCAAAGAGCGCTACCTGCGCAACTTCGGGTTGGTGGAAGAAAAGCTACGGGAAGTAGAAGCCAAGGACCATCTGCGCAACTTCAAGCCCGTTATTACCGGCGAAGTCATCATGGAAACCTTTGGCTTGAAGCCCTCCCGGGAAGTGGGCGAGCTGAAGGAAGCCGTATTGGAGGCTATTCTCGATGGCAAGATCCGAAACGAAATGGAGGAAGCCTTTGCCTACCTGTTGCAGCTCGGGCAGGCAAAAGGACTTCCTCCGGGTCACTCGTTCTCTCACCAATAA
- a CDS encoding PspC domain-containing protein: MKKNISINLQGLIFHIEEDGYDVLSRYLAEVRAHFSGYRGHEEIVADIEARIAELFAARTSTTKQVITLADVQEMVGKMGRVSDFQTADEAEEEEEALAGGPEVYTNYAKAAGAATAEAATEPKRLFRDMANRKIAGVAAGIARYFAINPLWVRLGFLTLLLLPPVVFDRYDGHSDFGGDLAGVSLLVYIILWIALPKRYDMVAGEEDPTFKKLYRDTDTGKVGGVSAGLAAYFNVDVVLIRVLFVAFLFAGGFAIPLYIALWILLPEAKTVSDRMRMRGDALTLSSLDSNLRSNPDGNPETLGNNRPVGTFLEELFRNIRPLLNFIGSALRIFIGVMMTIIGFGFLLTLLILLGIGLGTIPESQNFVLGDVSANVMMNTVPSWALLAFFLLTAIPALAMMLAGLGLLLRRSILSRTANLTMFGLWLLGVVGVAVAMTQINRNFQEQGEVTQTQRFTGFEATPTLLLDTRRVDRGSDQRVDVRLAPADSGAAVEVEKTFSASGYSEAEARQTAVSTVTYTVRQSNDSTLLFDDHFSFRPSAKYRDQDLSLLVRLPRNKTFRLGHDFSYMLNDDNFVNDQKPNDPEKHTYRLRGNQLECLSCTGDDLEDSFGRYDEDDDQADSDTTDTTVRVDAGDESYRIRVNTDDDEDGNVGVDIDIDDKGFSTAPGRYGSGRRTFNVSGFRTIEASGAYRVLVRQGPEFKVDAAGDDKDLRDLRVEANGNELTIRGRNRNSFLSGFGNRKPVLIRVQMPELTSLDLSGVCKANVAGFKDQALQVEQSGACYALLNVDVPRLDLNLSGACRTDLRGAANELNVEGDGASQVQGLRMSTQSADLELSGMSKARVKVADRLRAELSGASRVEYTGSPNKVQKDVSGSSRVVRLTTGNSDDDTTNE; encoded by the coding sequence ATGAAAAAGAATATCAGCATTAACCTCCAAGGCCTCATCTTCCACATCGAAGAAGACGGCTACGATGTACTGAGCCGCTACCTGGCCGAAGTACGGGCGCACTTTTCCGGCTACCGCGGACACGAGGAAATCGTGGCCGACATTGAGGCCCGCATTGCCGAGCTGTTTGCCGCCCGCACCTCCACCACCAAGCAGGTCATCACCCTGGCCGACGTGCAGGAAATGGTCGGTAAGATGGGCCGCGTGAGCGACTTCCAGACCGCCGACGAGGCCGAGGAAGAGGAAGAAGCCCTGGCCGGTGGCCCCGAGGTGTACACCAACTACGCCAAAGCCGCCGGGGCCGCCACGGCCGAAGCCGCTACCGAGCCCAAGCGCCTGTTCCGGGACATGGCCAACCGCAAGATTGCCGGCGTCGCCGCCGGTATTGCCCGCTACTTCGCCATCAACCCGCTGTGGGTGCGCCTGGGCTTCCTGACGCTGCTGCTGCTACCCCCCGTGGTGTTCGACCGCTACGACGGCCACAGCGACTTTGGCGGCGACCTGGCCGGCGTCTCGCTGCTGGTCTACATCATTCTCTGGATTGCCCTGCCCAAGCGCTACGATATGGTAGCGGGCGAAGAAGACCCCACCTTTAAGAAGCTTTACCGCGACACCGACACCGGCAAGGTCGGCGGGGTGTCGGCTGGTCTGGCCGCCTACTTCAACGTGGACGTGGTGCTGATCCGGGTGCTGTTCGTGGCCTTCCTCTTCGCCGGCGGCTTTGCCATCCCGCTCTACATTGCCCTCTGGATTCTGCTGCCCGAAGCCAAAACCGTGTCCGACCGGATGCGGATGCGGGGCGACGCCCTGACGCTTTCCAGCCTCGACAGCAACCTGCGCAGCAACCCCGACGGCAACCCCGAAACCCTGGGCAACAACCGGCCCGTGGGCACTTTTCTGGAGGAGCTGTTCCGCAACATCCGGCCCCTGCTGAATTTCATCGGCTCGGCCCTGCGCATCTTTATCGGGGTGATGATGACCATCATCGGCTTCGGCTTCCTGCTCACGCTGCTGATTCTGCTGGGCATTGGCCTGGGCACGATTCCGGAGTCGCAGAACTTCGTGCTGGGCGACGTGTCGGCCAACGTAATGATGAACACCGTGCCCAGCTGGGCGCTGCTGGCCTTCTTCCTGCTGACGGCCATTCCGGCCCTGGCCATGATGCTGGCCGGCCTGGGGCTGCTGCTGCGCCGCTCCATCCTGAGCCGCACCGCCAACCTGACCATGTTCGGCCTCTGGCTGCTGGGCGTCGTGGGCGTGGCCGTGGCCATGACGCAGATCAACCGCAACTTCCAGGAGCAAGGCGAAGTAACCCAGACCCAGCGCTTCACCGGGTTTGAGGCCACGCCTACCCTGCTGCTGGATACGCGCCGCGTCGACCGGGGCTCCGACCAACGGGTGGACGTGCGCCTGGCCCCCGCCGACAGCGGGGCGGCCGTGGAGGTGGAAAAAACCTTCTCCGCCAGCGGCTACAGCGAAGCGGAAGCCCGGCAGACGGCCGTCAGCACGGTGACCTACACCGTGCGCCAGAGCAACGACTCGACCTTGCTCTTCGACGACCACTTCTCGTTCCGCCCCAGCGCGAAGTACCGCGACCAGGACCTGAGCCTGCTGGTGCGCCTGCCCCGCAACAAGACGTTCCGCCTGGGCCACGACTTCTCCTACATGCTGAACGACGACAACTTCGTGAACGACCAGAAGCCCAACGACCCGGAAAAGCACACCTACCGCCTGCGCGGCAACCAGCTGGAGTGCCTCAGCTGTACCGGCGACGATCTGGAAGACAGCTTCGGCCGCTACGATGAGGACGACGACCAGGCCGACTCGGATACCACCGACACCACCGTGCGCGTGGACGCCGGCGACGAAAGCTACCGGATCCGGGTCAACACCGATGACGACGAGGACGGCAACGTGGGCGTCGACATCGACATTGACGACAAAGGATTCTCCACTGCCCCCGGCCGCTACGGCTCGGGCCGGCGCACCTTCAACGTCAGTGGCTTCCGCACCATCGAAGCCAGCGGCGCCTACCGCGTGCTGGTGCGCCAGGGTCCGGAGTTTAAGGTAGACGCCGCCGGCGACGACAAGGACCTGCGCGACCTGCGCGTGGAAGCCAACGGCAATGAGCTGACGATTCGGGGCCGCAACCGCAACTCGTTTCTGTCGGGCTTTGGCAACCGCAAGCCCGTGCTGATTCGGGTGCAGATGCCGGAGCTGACGTCCCTGGATCTGAGTGGGGTCTGCAAAGCCAACGTGGCCGGGTTCAAAGACCAGGCGCTCCAGGTAGAGCAGTCGGGCGCCTGCTACGCGCTGCTCAACGTGGACGTACCCCGCCTCGACCTGAACCTGAGCGGGGCTTGCCGCACCGATTTGCGCGGCGCAGCCAACGAGTTGAACGTGGAAGGCGACGGCGCCAGCCAGGTGCAGGGCCTGCGCATGAGCACCCAAAGTGCTGACCTTGAGCTTTCCGGCATGAGCAAGGCCCGCGTGAAAGTGGCCGACCGCCTGCGCGCCGAGCTCAGCGGCGCCAGCCGGGTGGAGTATACCGGCTCGCCCAATAAGGTGCAGAAGGATGTGTCGGGCTCCTCGCGGGTGGTGCGCCTCACCACCGGCAACAGCGACGACGACACGACCAACGAGTAG
- a CDS encoding PadR family transcriptional regulator, with translation MKVENTQVQMRKGILEFCILEIIARGEVYASDMLEELTSARMIVVEGTLYPLLTRLKNAGLLDYTWKESTSGPPRKYYTLTPDGQEFLHQLRLTWEEVQDSIRIIRQKPHLNGAATPTP, from the coding sequence ATGAAAGTAGAGAACACCCAAGTGCAGATGCGGAAGGGCATCCTGGAGTTCTGCATCCTGGAAATCATTGCCCGCGGCGAGGTGTATGCGTCGGACATGCTGGAGGAGCTCACCTCCGCCCGCATGATTGTAGTGGAAGGAACCCTCTATCCGCTGCTGACGCGCCTCAAAAATGCCGGCTTGCTTGATTATACCTGGAAAGAGTCCACCTCCGGACCGCCCCGCAAGTACTACACCCTCACCCCCGACGGCCAGGAGTTTCTGCACCAGCTGCGCCTGACCTGGGAGGAAGTGCAGGATTCGATCCGCATCATCCGCCAGAAACCTCACCTCAATGGCGCCGCAACCCCAACGCCGTAG